AAAGATTTATAGTCAAAATAATGCCGCTCGTCGATTCCAACTTGAGCACAACATCTTTTCTACTTGGCAAATTGATGCTTGTAGATTCACCAGCATCAATTTGAGGGGGATGTCaatgaatggaaaagatatgcaacggttattctcttaattaggataattaaatgtaataaatgtatatgatattttagcttatttagtgGGCTGAAAATCAGCTTGacagattgtaattatttgtatatatatgaaagttctccAGCAAGAGAGAATACAATTTTTCTAGCTCAAtcctttctaaatttaaaattacagaTCCTACATCCGAATCTAAAATCATACCTCCCAATACTCAACCATCTTCTCTACCCCACCGTCCTTCCCCCACCACACACCACAGACCACGCAATCACCTTAGCCCCAAACACTCCTTCCATAACCATGTGACCCTACATATATCCACCCAAATttccaaaaacaagaaatagAAAATCAGATGTTTTTTCTCTGTgcattcatttttttccttttctgatGTTCTTCTATTATGTCATTCTTTGTCACATACAAAGACAAAGCCGATAAAAAACGAATTaagataaaaactattttattattagataaacacattttgcaatatatatcaataaacaaatagaaaagaaaaagtaaaacgGCTGAAGCGACCCAgtagaaatatttgaaatgagACGCAAAATACAGTCTGTATTTTTGGTCACAATGCGAAGGACTTTTGAGTTggtatgtgataaaaaaaattggagccACATTACCACCTTGAACTTTTGGTTCTCCCTGGGATACTGATGCCGAAAGAttggaattttaaaatttgcaaCTATTGTTTCTGAATTCCACTCTTCAATTTTATTGGCCACAAAGGATGTTGTGGATGGGATATTTTTCTCCTAATGGACGTTGGAGAAATTCTGAGAGCGTTGTTCTATCATAGCTTTTAGacataaaagttattttgaCTAATATGCCCTACCAATCAGTCTCTTAGGTATATGTTGGTAAAAACAGGTTCACATTATAAACTTGCCTTCTTTGGTATCATCGAAACTCTTGTAGGGTCCTGAAAAGCCACAAAAGGAGAATAAACAAAACCAGTGGGTGCCAATTAAAAGTTGTTGCAGTAGAAATTTGTTACACTGTGGTCCAATGTCAACAACGAGATTAAGAGAATAGTGGGTACATAGTAttatacctttttcttttttttcattataaaaatatacatagtctataaacatattttcttcTGAGAATGATTTATGTTGCTTATGTTTAATACAACTGGAAACATCTTTATTGTCCCCAAAAGCTTGAACTGCAATTTAAATCTATTTCTTTCACACTTGAGTCAATGTCTCTCTGATATTGGCTGTTCAACTCAAGCATATCTGACAGTTCACATTTCCTCAACTTGTTGCCACATTTTTTCTCACAAGGTTGATCAACACAGCAACCATAGGAATCGGTTGCTGCACTTCTCTTTCTCCCTTCACTTGTATATCCCTTGAATGCTGTACCTTCTGGGTGAATCTCCATCAATGGCAATTCAACTGAAATATCATTAGTCTTTTGAGGCTTCTCTGCCTCATCTAGTGGTTGTCTTACTTCTGTTCTCCCAGAGCTTTCAGATGATGTTAAAGAACTTTCAAGTGAACACATGGTTCCTCTTTCTTGTTTCATCTCTCCACAGTTCAGACTCAGCCCTCTTGTTTCTGTAAGTTCTGAAATGGGAGAGGTCGGACACGCATTGTTGATTATTGACACTAACTGAGAAAGTTCAGATTTTGCAACTTCTATGCCCGTTGTGGAAGAATCGTATGTTGCAAGTGTTTCATGTGCCTTTGATAGAACTGATTGTAAGTACTTCCCTTGAGCCTCAATTCGAAGCTGCAAATGTCTTTGGACCTAAAAACATGATCCAAACCTGGTAACATGACCTTATGCAAAAAGCTAGAATATTCAGAAAGGAGAAGAATTTAGACAATATTATCTGCTCATGCTACCTCAATTTGTTCATAAAGTTTCCTCTGTACTTCCATCTGCATTTGGAGAGCCTCAGCAATCTTCAAGCTTCTGCTAAACACGGCATCTGGTCAACGAAAATTCTAGGCCTAACTGTTCACATGCAACATCAACTAAAGACATTCAAATATTTGTTCAGTTCGTAAGTATTACTCATTCATCTGATTCTGGGTTCTAATACTGATTTCCCTGCTGCAACGAACATCACTACTCTGGATTTCACTGAAACCTGCATCACAAAGAGCATCAAGGTTAAGCCAATGCCAAATGGAAAAACAACCAGTCATGACATTACTGCTAAATCAAATCTAACATAGTATAAGTTACCTTGTTGCTTGTTGTCAGTAGAGGTTTCTAGCGGTGAGTTTTTCCCAAGCCTATATTTCTGCGACCATAGACACAAAGAAGCTCAACTAATGATTTTTTGGATTCAGTGAAAGAAACAAATACTGATATAATGATTCAAAATTGGAAATACCTGTAAATGGCTCTTGAGATGGTACAATGTTAGTCCTGGAATTCCCATCACTCTCATAAGGCTCTTAGGAGTTGCCTCTGCCACATGTCATAGAGTGAATAATTATTACACTGGCCAAGATATAATATAAAGtgtaatatatgaaaatagtaAAGGTGTTAAAGTGTGTATTGTACTCACTTTCTGCACCTCCAAGTTGATTAATAGCCTCTGTGAAGCGTTGGTGAAGCTCAGGAGTCCATTTCAGCCTAGGCTTTGCATCAGTAGACAGAACCAAACGCATGTTTTGATTTTGCACATTTTGCAGATCCATTTTGCTTTTTGTGGTAGTGTTACTGAAACATAAATATACTTTAGATGCTTTGAGCTATAGACTGTAGTTCTCCTTATAAATTGGTAGTAGTTGAGATGCTGTATGATCTCACTACCATATAAGGAAGCATAAATGGGGATATGTTGGCGGAATATATGCCATAAGCTGAGGCTCTTCCTCTCTCATCTCATCTCATTTCATACccacttttccttttttttttttaattttcctctCTACCCTTCCTTCTTTGACTTGAAAGGGGTGGAGAGAATCTCTGATtcagcaaaaacaaaaaaaaaaaaaaaaaaaagaaagaaagaaagaaggaaaacagCTCAATTCTGAGTCTTAAAAggagagaaaagaggaaaaagtgtATGGTTTGTTTTTATCTTGCTGTTTTCCTACTTAATCTCTCCTTGAGGTTGATTCCCTAAGGAACTGAATAGGCCCCACCATGATGAATAATGGGTGCAACTTTCTCAATGGTGTGAGAAGCTTTCAGGTAAAAAATAGTGATAGAAAATTATGTGGGAATGCTATTATGGATATTTTCTTGCTTGCTTGTGATGATTGAAAGGGAAAACtaaattaatgaatttcattttccctttctaacaactttaattttgggttttcttttatgAGAAGGTTGATTAATGCGATTGGCAGATTCTTTTTGTTCCTTGTAGGGATGGAGGAATCAAAGAATCTAGGATTAGATTTATGGACCCATAGCGTCCGTGTTCTTTATaaagaaaacacactaaaaaaaagagaactaaTCAACCGTGTCAAGAGATAATGCCGTACCCCTCTTATCAAAGCGACACTCATCAAATGTGTCCATTCGTGACATTCATCAGTTCATAATTTCTTATGTTATCCTACTAAAACAATTTCCACCCCAAAGTTCATAAAGGAACCCAATTTTAACTAACCACTAACCCCATACTAATCATTAGGTTAGGAGTGTAAAGATGATGATGGGATTGGACTAAAACAtgattaatgaaatttaatgtgAGTGTAATAATAATACCCgttaaaatgagatgttacCAAGTCACTGAATATGTGGCCGTGCACTTTCTTTTAATACGAAAGCAATCTACAGGGAATAAAGTCTCCTAAAGAAATTATTCTAAAGAGAATATTTGCTTTAATGCTGTAATCTATATCAAGCAACGCACAAGAgtagaaaacaatttttcaccaaaaataaaagaagaaaaagaaaaaggaacacTATAATGGCCAACAACAAATCTTCAAAAGCCAATTCGATCAAGTCACTCCTCAAATTTCTTGGGTTGCGGTTTGGAGTTTCATCAATAGAATCAAAATCCAATCATTGGTTCTTAAAAACACTGCCAATTCAGCATCATGGATTCCCTGCTATTCTCTGCCTCAACTGCTCAATAATTCCCACATATTTTTAACCTctacaataactttttttattttattttattttacatatataaaggGTCATGGATCTTTGGATGAAAAAcctttaacataaaaatttctCTGAATCGATCATCATGATAAATAGGTTGTCAAGATAAATTATTGACAATAATACTATTGATAAGTTTTTTGTTTAGAGAATTCAGCATAAACACTCTTTAAAATATAGACAACACTTTAATTCAAACTCTTTAAGTTAATAAGTTTAGGGttcttttatcttaaatattattcaacttttttatttttaatcaatatataactTAAACTCATATCTATATTACCTAACAAAGAGCTCGAGCAGCACTAAGTTTTCTGAATTTAACCATTGATCTTATAAGTAAACCTTGAGAtacaaatttatgttaaatatttaaaaagtatattatttatgataGTTTTACTCTTCTTGAACGTGGttagtttaaaaaaagaagagaaaagattgTAGTGGTAGTAAAATGGATTTGTTTTTAACAGAGTATGAGTTGGTGGGTCCAGGAAGTTTGGGGTGGGGAGGTTGATTCTTCATCTGCAAGCATATATGGTACCAGTGTCTGGAAATGCAATTGCTTAGTGGCAGGCTTTGTTCATATTGAAAGAAaggaatatttattattattattattattattattattattatttgtggtGTGTGGCCCAAATGtttgaaaaacaagaaaagaaaggaagagttATTGTAGTACCTTTCTCTTTAACATGGTGATGTACTTGAGCTCCTTTCACACTTTATTATATTCCATAACAGGTAAAGGAGATTCCAGGATGGAATTTTTATTAGATCAGTAGGAGAAGGTCCGGTGAATCAAAAGTCACTTGCCAAAGTTTCCtcataaattaatattcttttcaTGGACCCATGCAAAAGCAGAGAAAGAAgatcagaagaagaagaacaatgtGCCCTCAAGTAATCGGGAAAAGAGTAGCAAAAGGAACTTGTCAACAtctcattcaaacaaaatttcatttcaaactcTGCTAGTTACACTAAATGTCGTCAGCATTATGTCACTACATCATTCTAAGACTAAGTAAGCGTAGAGTAGAGTTCAAGCATtgttacattatttttcttgcaatctAATTCTTAATTTCTGTCACCAAAACGTTGGTGCATGGATACATGTTTCAGATAATTAACAAACTAACTACATTTTTTTGTcataattgcattttttttcgtGAACAGAAGACTTCAAGAAATTCTAGGGTGTACCTTCTCAAAGACAAGTTGGATAACAGTACTATAAATATTGATATTGACATTGATGATATTATTGTGAAAGTTCAAACGCATAATCAAGGGAATATTATTTTcagtatttaataaatttatcatttaccAAACCATATAAATCCGTAACTAAATTTGAACCTGCGTAGGTATATTACATTGTATGTATTACAAACAGATTTATCTGTTCCTAAGCACGGATAAATTTTCATCTTGAGGAATTTTGGCACCTTTACACAAGGATCATTTTGAGCGATTTAATCCgaagataagaaaatattattcattgTACAAGCAAAACCAAGAGTTCGGTATCTAAAGATATAGttttaagattttttctttCAGGTTTAAAATTAGAACTTTGCTTACATAGACCTACTTCAATACAAGAGGTTGtttgattgcaagattgcaAGTGTTACAAGAATTgacaaagaaaatcaaaaggGGCGTCTAGTACTTCTGCGGACCCTAAATACTAGACGCTATGTGACTTCACTTGTTTTTCATCTGCACAAAAATGTTGTTGAAATACGGTATTGCAAAAGGAAtagattaaaaatgataaatggTAATGGTATGTTGCAGAATCCGTACCACAATGTGCAGTTCTTTTTcagtttaaacctctttttagTTCTTAAGTTATGAGCAGATGTtcagtccccgcttttaaaaatgtaaacctttggttcctaagttattaaaaatgtatcaaataagtcagttttttatgttcatagtcaaagtacaaagagcaatctagagtgctgttattattaagaaacaaatcagaacaatctaaagatgtagccgttgttaagaaacaaccaaaaacagtatttcaagtcaaaaaaagactcatttgatgcattttttataacttagagactaaagatttacatttttaaaaacggggactaaactgaacatccgcttataacttagggaccaaaaggAGGTTTAAACCTTCTTTTTCCGCAACTTGCTCCATAAGTCATGGTTCATTTTCTGGAAGTTGTAGTTTTCC
This genomic stretch from Vigna radiata var. radiata cultivar VC1973A chromosome 7, Vradiata_ver6, whole genome shotgun sequence harbors:
- the LOC106766690 gene encoding myb family transcription factor PHL8 — translated: MDLQNVQNQNMRLVLSTDAKPRLKWTPELHQRFTEAINQLGGAEKATPKSLMRVMGIPGLTLYHLKSHLQKYRLGKNSPLETSTDNKQQGFSEIQSSDVRCSREISIRTQNQMNESLKIAEALQMQMEVQRKLYEQIEVQRHLQLRIEAQGKYLQSVLSKAHETLATYDSSTTGIEVAKSELSQLVSIINNACPTSPISELTETRGLSLNCGEMKQERGTMCSLESSLTSSESSGRTEVRQPLDEAEKPQKTNDISVELPLMEIHPEGTAFKGYTSEGRKRSAATDSYGCCVDQPCEKKCGNKLRKCELSDMLELNSQYQRDIDSSVKEIDLNCSSSFWGQ